Proteins found in one Erythrobacter sp. KY5 genomic segment:
- a CDS encoding cupin-like domain-containing protein codes for MNAPQEKWLKVRAASLETFDAMARHTFASSYPEIPHTLRHGFGDHPLLDLEALAELAEALPETSVEYNRGDLPIGVDGKPGSNGLSIAETIVEIARSNSWAVLKNIEQNPAYNELLLNLLDEIRPEIEAKTGAMLTPQGFIFISSPNAVTPYHFDPEHNILLQIRGSKVMTQFPAGDTRFAPDETHESYHSGGPRELHWSDDLMEGALRFAIGPGEAVYVPVMAPHFVQNGPQSSISLSITWRSEWSYAESDARGLNHLLRQRGFSPAPPGRWPASNRAKAYAFRALRKLGLT; via the coding sequence ATGAACGCCCCTCAAGAGAAGTGGCTCAAAGTGCGCGCCGCATCGCTCGAGACCTTCGATGCGATGGCGCGGCACACTTTCGCATCGAGCTATCCCGAAATCCCGCACACGCTCAGGCACGGTTTCGGCGACCACCCCTTGCTCGACCTTGAAGCGCTTGCCGAGCTGGCCGAGGCGCTTCCCGAAACCAGCGTCGAGTACAATCGCGGCGACCTGCCGATTGGCGTTGACGGCAAGCCGGGTTCGAACGGGCTTTCCATCGCTGAAACCATTGTCGAGATCGCCAGGTCTAACAGCTGGGCGGTGCTCAAGAACATCGAACAGAACCCTGCCTATAACGAGCTGCTGCTGAACCTGCTTGACGAGATCCGCCCGGAGATCGAGGCGAAGACCGGTGCGATGCTGACACCGCAGGGCTTTATCTTCATCTCCAGTCCGAACGCCGTCACGCCCTATCACTTCGACCCGGAGCACAACATCCTGCTCCAGATCCGGGGTTCGAAAGTGATGACGCAGTTTCCGGCGGGTGACACCCGCTTTGCCCCTGACGAGACGCATGAAAGCTACCATTCGGGCGGCCCGCGCGAGCTTCATTGGAGCGATGATCTGATGGAGGGCGCACTCCGCTTTGCCATCGGTCCGGGAGAGGCCGTTTACGTACCCGTCATGGCACCGCATTTCGTCCAGAACGGGCCGCAAAGCTCGATCTCGCTCTCGATCACATGGCGCAGCGAATGGAGCTATGCCGAAAGCGACGCGCGCGGGCTCAACCACCTGCTGCGCCAGCGCGGCTTTTCGCCTGCGCCTCCCGGTCGCTGGCCTGCGAGCAACAGGGCCAAGGCCTACGCCTTCCGGGCGCTTCGCAAGCTTGGCCTCACCTGA
- a CDS encoding GNAT family N-acetyltransferase has product MDLAGTPKLADARPDDSCYRRGGHGVRLVSAAESASPDFGAAWDALCSEAGEPNPFFEPWFALPSLAHFATGNSPAIAAHFDAGRLVGLMPLTRPPRYYGYPVPHHAAWLHDNAFCSGPLVARGYEHAFWKAVLERLDNAPGHSLFLHLPELPADSRTAKALDAVLAETGRPAVTVDQASRAMLCSDLGAEAYFEQAMSAKKRKELRRQRKRLAEEGSLTFERHAHAEGLESWIAEFLALEAAGWKGERGSALANAQRTRALFADALAGAASAGRLERLALRLDGKPIAMLANFVTPPGVFSFKTAFDEAYSRFSPGLLLQVENLDLLDRKDIAWADSCAAPGHSMIERIWREKRRIISRNIAIGGPLRRAVFRALMVYETRAKDKT; this is encoded by the coding sequence ATGGACTTGGCAGGCACGCCAAAACTGGCCGACGCGCGGCCCGATGACAGCTGCTATCGACGCGGCGGGCATGGCGTGCGTCTGGTGTCCGCGGCCGAAAGCGCCTCTCCCGATTTCGGCGCCGCGTGGGACGCTTTGTGCAGCGAGGCTGGCGAACCCAACCCCTTTTTCGAACCGTGGTTTGCATTGCCCTCGCTCGCTCACTTCGCAACCGGCAATTCGCCGGCGATCGCTGCCCATTTCGATGCCGGTCGCCTTGTCGGCCTGATGCCGCTTACCCGTCCGCCGCGCTATTACGGCTACCCGGTTCCCCATCATGCCGCGTGGCTGCACGACAATGCCTTTTGCTCTGGCCCGCTGGTCGCGCGCGGGTATGAACATGCTTTCTGGAAAGCGGTTCTGGAGCGGCTCGACAATGCACCGGGTCACTCGCTTTTCCTGCACCTGCCAGAGCTTCCTGCCGACAGCCGCACCGCGAAGGCGTTGGATGCCGTGTTGGCCGAGACCGGGCGCCCCGCCGTGACAGTCGATCAGGCATCGCGCGCCATGCTGTGCTCCGACCTTGGAGCCGAGGCCTATTTCGAACAGGCGATGAGCGCCAAGAAGCGCAAGGAACTGCGCCGTCAGCGCAAGCGTCTGGCCGAGGAAGGCTCGCTCACCTTCGAGCGTCACGCCCACGCCGAAGGGCTTGAGAGCTGGATCGCCGAGTTTCTCGCGCTAGAGGCCGCCGGTTGGAAGGGCGAGCGCGGCTCCGCCCTTGCGAATGCGCAGCGAACCCGCGCCCTGTTTGCCGATGCGCTGGCAGGCGCTGCGAGCGCAGGCAGGCTCGAACGGCTTGCGCTGCGCCTCGATGGCAAACCGATTGCCATGCTGGCGAATTTCGTCACACCGCCCGGCGTCTTCAGCTTCAAGACCGCCTTCGACGAGGCGTATTCGCGCTTTTCGCCCGGCCTGCTGCTGCAAGTCGAGAACCTCGATCTGCTCGACCGCAAGGACATCGCATGGGCCGATAGCTGTGCTGCCCCCGGCCACTCAATGATTGAACGCATCTGGCGCGAGAAGCGCCGCATCATCAGCCGCAACATCGCGATTGGCGGCCCCCTCCGCCGCGCGGTTTTCCGGGCGCTGATGGTTTATGAGACCCGCGCAAAGGACAAGACATGA
- a CDS encoding sodium-translocating pyrophosphatase yields the protein MDLIYISIGLGLLAIVYGIVTSRQVLGASAGNAKMQEIAGAIQEGAQAYLNRQYTTIGIVGVVAAALVGFFLGIVPAVGFVVGAVLSGVAGYIGMNISVRSNVRTAAAAETGLQEGLTIAFRAGAITGMLVAGLALLAIAVFFAVLVGPMGLDANSRVVIDGLVGLAFGASLISIFARLGGGIFTKAADVGADLVGKVEASIPEDDPRNPATIADNVGDNVGDCAGMAADLFETYVVTVGATMVLTALLFASQLGENLLTLMTLPLLIGGACIVTSIIGTYFVRLGNGTNVMGAMYKGFIVTAVLAIPLIYLVTQYALSTFGSDMTTVIGRGPGGVDFNGMDLFYCSLIGLALTGIIIWITEYYTGTNFRPVRSIAKASETGHGTNVIQGLAISLESTALPTIVIIAAIIGAYQLAGLIGLAYGATAMLALAGMVVALDAYGPVTDNAGGIAEMAGLDESVREKTDLLDAVGNTTKAVTKGYAIGSAGLAALVLFAAYTADLREFFPEANVDFGLENPYVIVGLLLGALLPYLFGAMGMTAVGRAAGDVVKDVREQFAADPGIMEGTSRPNYARTVDLVTKAAIKEMIIPSLLPVLAPIVVYFVILGLAGQDNAFAALGALLLGVIVGGLFVALSMTAGGGAWDNAKKYIEDGNHGGKGSEAHKAAVTGDTVGDPYKDTAGPAVNPMIKITNIVALLLLAALAGGAH from the coding sequence GTGGACCTTATATACATTTCAATCGGGTTAGGCTTGCTTGCCATCGTCTATGGCATAGTCACAAGCCGCCAGGTGCTGGGAGCCAGCGCCGGCAATGCAAAGATGCAGGAGATCGCAGGCGCTATCCAGGAAGGCGCGCAGGCCTATCTCAACCGCCAGTACACCACCATCGGCATCGTCGGCGTCGTTGCCGCCGCGCTTGTCGGGTTTTTCCTCGGCATCGTTCCGGCGGTCGGGTTCGTCGTTGGCGCGGTCCTTTCCGGTGTGGCGGGCTATATCGGGATGAACATCTCGGTGCGTTCGAATGTTCGCACCGCAGCGGCGGCAGAGACCGGTCTTCAGGAAGGTCTGACCATCGCATTTCGCGCAGGCGCCATCACCGGTATGCTGGTGGCAGGCCTCGCGCTGCTCGCCATCGCGGTGTTCTTTGCCGTGCTCGTTGGCCCGATGGGGCTCGATGCAAACAGCCGCGTCGTTATCGACGGGCTCGTCGGCCTCGCCTTTGGCGCATCGCTGATCTCGATCTTCGCGCGTCTGGGCGGCGGTATCTTTACCAAGGCCGCTGACGTGGGCGCTGACCTTGTCGGCAAGGTCGAAGCCTCGATCCCGGAGGATGATCCGCGCAACCCCGCCACCATCGCTGATAACGTGGGCGACAATGTGGGCGACTGCGCAGGCATGGCCGCTGACCTGTTCGAAACTTACGTCGTGACGGTCGGTGCGACCATGGTTCTGACCGCGCTGCTGTTCGCAAGCCAGCTTGGCGAGAACCTGCTCACGCTGATGACGCTTCCGCTTCTTATCGGCGGCGCGTGCATCGTGACCTCGATCATCGGCACGTACTTCGTTCGTCTCGGCAACGGCACGAATGTCATGGGCGCGATGTACAAGGGCTTCATCGTCACCGCTGTCCTCGCAATCCCGCTGATCTATCTGGTCACGCAATATGCGCTGTCGACCTTCGGTAGCGATATGACCACCGTCATTGGCAGAGGTCCGGGCGGCGTCGATTTCAACGGCATGGACCTGTTCTATTGCTCGCTGATCGGTCTTGCGCTGACCGGGATCATCATCTGGATCACCGAGTATTACACCGGCACGAACTTCCGTCCGGTCCGCTCGATCGCCAAGGCTTCGGAAACGGGCCACGGCACCAACGTGATCCAGGGTCTTGCCATCAGCCTTGAATCGACCGCTCTGCCGACAATCGTCATCATCGCGGCGATTATCGGTGCGTATCAGCTCGCCGGGCTGATCGGCCTCGCCTACGGCGCAACCGCGATGCTGGCACTTGCCGGTATGGTCGTCGCGCTCGACGCTTACGGTCCGGTCACCGACAATGCTGGCGGCATCGCCGAAATGGCGGGCCTCGACGAAAGCGTTCGTGAGAAGACCGACCTTCTCGACGCGGTCGGCAACACGACCAAGGCCGTGACCAAGGGTTACGCCATCGGTTCGGCAGGTCTTGCAGCGCTCGTGCTGTTTGCCGCCTACACCGCCGACCTTCGGGAGTTCTTCCCGGAAGCCAACGTCGATTTCGGTCTTGAGAACCCATACGTCATCGTCGGGCTGCTGCTCGGCGCGCTTCTGCCGTACCTGTTCGGTGCGATGGGCATGACCGCAGTGGGCCGGGCAGCTGGCGACGTGGTGAAGGACGTGCGCGAGCAGTTCGCTGCCGATCCGGGCATCATGGAAGGCACGAGCCGTCCCAACTATGCCCGCACGGTCGACCTTGTGACCAAGGCGGCGATCAAGGAGATGATCATCCCGTCGCTGCTTCCGGTGCTTGCGCCGATCGTGGTCTACTTCGTGATCCTTGGCCTTGCAGGTCAGGACAACGCCTTTGCGGCGCTGGGTGCATTGCTTCTTGGCGTGATTGTGGGCGGCCTGTTCGTCGCGCTTTCCATGACCGCCGGTGGCGGCGCGTGGGACAATGCGAAGAAGTACATCGAAGACGGCAATCACGGCGGCAAGGGCTCTGAGGCTCACAAGGCCGCGGTGACGGGCGACACGGTTGGTGACCCTTACAAGGACACCGCAGGCCCGGCCGTGAACCCGATGATCAAGATCACCAACATCGTCGCGCTGCTTCTGCTCGCGGCACTGGCAGGCGGCGCGCATTAA
- the thiL gene encoding thiamine-phosphate kinase: MSEAEFLSALRTLPLHPGARGLTDDCAVVEFGNETLIINHDLMAEGTHFRPEADLADVAWKLLAINLSDLASKGADPIGVLLGHSLGGNDRRFLEGLRAGLAAFNVSILGGDTVAVTGASTFSMTAIGRATHSPVPWRKGAQIGDGLFVTGTLGRAMLGFEGEVDHEDAFNRPTPLLAEGRALAPHVTAMMDISDGLLLDAFRIAEASEVTLGIESTDVPVADETRREDCLRWGDDYELLFTAPDAIDLPVPATRIGTVSPRGFAPLVVDGEPLVNAEGLGYQHG; the protein is encoded by the coding sequence ATGTCCGAGGCCGAATTCCTCAGCGCCCTGCGCACCTTGCCGCTCCACCCCGGAGCGCGCGGGCTTACAGATGATTGCGCCGTTGTAGAATTCGGCAATGAAACGCTGATCATCAATCACGACCTGATGGCCGAGGGAACACATTTCCGCCCCGAAGCGGACCTTGCCGATGTCGCGTGGAAGCTGCTCGCCATCAACCTGTCCGACCTCGCGTCCAAGGGCGCTGACCCGATCGGCGTTCTGCTGGGGCATTCGCTGGGCGGGAACGATCGCCGCTTCCTCGAAGGTCTTCGTGCCGGTCTTGCGGCTTTCAATGTCTCGATCCTGGGCGGTGATACAGTCGCCGTCACCGGGGCGAGCACTTTTTCGATGACAGCGATAGGACGCGCGACGCACTCACCCGTGCCGTGGCGCAAGGGAGCACAGATCGGGGACGGCCTGTTCGTCACCGGGACGCTCGGCCGCGCGATGCTGGGTTTCGAAGGGGAAGTCGATCACGAAGACGCCTTCAACCGCCCCACCCCGCTGCTTGCAGAAGGTAGGGCGCTCGCTCCTCATGTGACCGCGATGATGGACATATCCGACGGGCTGCTGCTCGACGCCTTCCGCATTGCCGAGGCGAGCGAGGTCACGCTCGGCATCGAAAGCACCGACGTGCCGGTCGCTGACGAGACCCGGCGCGAAGACTGCCTGCGCTGGGGCGACGATTACGAATTGCTCTTCACGGCCCCCGACGCGATAGACCTGCCCGTGCCCGCAACCCGGATCGGCACCGTCTCGCCGCGCGGCTTTGCACCGCTGGTGGTCGATGGAGAACCGCTCGTGAATGCAGAAGGGCTGGGATACCAGCACGGCTGA
- the nusB gene encoding transcription antitermination factor NusB, which yields MNTPARSQARSTARLAAVQALYQQQMEGTALNKLLDEFHQHRLGREVDDEDHEGEVYADAEVEFFDDIVRGVDARREEIDQILTARLAQGWTLLRLDKTMLQILRAGTYEIIARADVPRASAITEYVDVAKAFFDDREAKFVNGILDAIAKEARD from the coding sequence ATGAACACTCCCGCCCGATCACAGGCCCGCTCGACCGCGCGCCTCGCCGCCGTCCAGGCGCTGTATCAGCAGCAGATGGAAGGCACGGCGCTGAACAAGCTGCTCGACGAATTTCACCAGCACCGCCTTGGTCGCGAAGTCGATGACGAAGACCACGAAGGCGAAGTCTATGCCGATGCCGAAGTCGAGTTTTTCGACGACATCGTGCGCGGCGTCGATGCACGGCGCGAAGAGATAGACCAGATCCTGACCGCTCGTCTTGCACAGGGCTGGACCCTGCTTCGTCTGGACAAGACCATGCTCCAGATTTTGCGCGCCGGAACATACGAAATCATCGCACGCGCCGATGTGCCAAGGGCCAGTGCGATCACCGAATATGTCGATGTTGCAAAGGCTTTCTTCGATGACAGGGAAGCCAAGTTCGTGAACGGCATTCTGGACGCGATCGCGAAAGAAGCGCGCGACTAA